One region of Corynebacterium capitovis DSM 44611 genomic DNA includes:
- a CDS encoding SdpI family protein has translation MGISLIVSSVALAFLGCISLALWRSTINGTNQRNGSFGIRTASTMKNDAAWNAGHQAAAPSLRAFGYVDIGLALSLMAIGFVFFDLSPASALTLLV, from the coding sequence GCTCTAGCCTTCTTAGGGTGTATTTCCCTGGCGCTTTGGCGATCCACGATTAATGGCACTAACCAGCGCAACGGAAGCTTCGGTATTCGAACCGCCTCCACCATGAAGAACGATGCCGCTTGGAATGCCGGGCACCAAGCAGCAGCTCCGAGTTTGCGTGCTTTTGGATATGTCGACATCGGTCTAGCTCTGTCGCTCATGGCAATAGGTTTTGTGTTTTTTGACCTCAGCCCCGCCTCTGCTCTAACGCTTCTTGTCTAA
- a CDS encoding aminotransferase — MSLLDLDAAELEQLAADVRARYDELKAKNLSLDLTRGKPSSEQLDLSDALLGLPGAGEDVDKFGADVRNYGNLGGIADIRELWAEVLGIDPATLLAGDSSSLNIMFDLISWSYAFGNNDSERPWKDEETVKWICPVPGYDRHFAITEHFGFEMVTVPMLDDGPDVDAIEQLVKDPSVKGMWSVPIFGNPTGISYSRRVIDRLAAMETAAPDFRIVWDNAYAVHTLSDEFPDNPNVIAIGEQAGHANRFWYLSSTSKITFAGAGVSFLASSKENLNWYSHIAGVRGIGPNKVNQLAHAKFFGDAEGVRTLMRKHAGILAPKFAAIQEILEDRLGAYGVATWTKPEGGYFISLDVIDGTAERVWELAKQAGITLTKAGASFPRGEDPRGRNLRLAPSLPPLEEVTEAMDGVATCVLLAAVEKLGA, encoded by the coding sequence ATGTCCCTGCTTGACCTTGACGCCGCTGAGCTGGAGCAGCTCGCCGCCGATGTACGCGCCCGCTACGACGAGCTCAAGGCGAAAAACCTCAGCCTCGACCTGACCCGGGGGAAGCCGTCGAGTGAGCAGCTGGATCTTTCCGACGCGTTGCTTGGCCTGCCGGGGGCGGGAGAGGACGTCGACAAGTTTGGTGCCGATGTCCGCAATTACGGCAACCTTGGAGGCATCGCGGACATCCGCGAGCTGTGGGCTGAGGTGCTGGGCATCGACCCGGCGACGCTCCTGGCGGGGGACTCGTCGTCGCTGAACATCATGTTCGACCTCATCTCCTGGTCGTACGCGTTCGGCAACAACGACTCGGAACGTCCGTGGAAGGACGAAGAGACCGTGAAGTGGATCTGCCCGGTGCCGGGGTACGACCGCCACTTTGCCATCACGGAGCATTTCGGCTTCGAGATGGTCACCGTGCCGATGCTCGACGACGGCCCCGACGTCGACGCCATCGAACAGCTCGTGAAGGACCCTTCAGTGAAGGGAATGTGGTCTGTCCCCATCTTCGGAAACCCCACCGGTATCTCCTATTCCCGCAGGGTCATCGACCGCCTCGCCGCGATGGAGACCGCCGCCCCCGACTTCCGCATCGTATGGGATAACGCCTACGCCGTGCACACGCTTAGCGACGAGTTCCCCGACAACCCGAACGTCATCGCCATCGGGGAGCAGGCGGGCCACGCCAATCGTTTCTGGTACTTAAGCTCCACCTCGAAGATCACCTTCGCCGGCGCCGGGGTGTCCTTCCTCGCCTCCTCGAAGGAGAACCTGAACTGGTACTCACACATCGCTGGTGTGCGGGGCATCGGGCCGAACAAGGTCAACCAACTGGCCCACGCGAAGTTCTTTGGCGACGCCGAGGGTGTGCGCACCCTGATGCGTAAGCACGCCGGCATTCTCGCGCCGAAGTTCGCTGCGATCCAGGAAATCCTGGAGGACCGGTTGGGCGCGTATGGCGTCGCCACCTGGACTAAGCCGGAGGGCGGTTACTTCATCTCTCTCGACGTCATCGACGGCACCGCTGAGCGCGTCTGGGAGCTGGCCAAGCAAGCCGGCATCACCTTGACCAAGGCGGGAGCGTCGTTCCCGCGCGGCGAGGATCCCCGCGGCCGCAACCTCCGCCTCGCGCCCTCGCTGCCCCCGCTCGAGGAGGTGACCGAGGCGATGGACGGCGTTGCGACCTGTGTGTTGCTGGCTGCCGTCGAAAAGCTTGGTGCATGA
- a CDS encoding suppressor of fused domain protein, whose protein sequence is MTGDDVVTWLASVFPGAHLSVDSSRPTVVSALDGMPVVVTAGFSSVDTGLVVEDDRATEVRCEIVCRANVPVQVLGAAVVEAAHMVETLRVPAQPGVLLDGLLERVALPDGATVRHGLLREPELFERGTPLYTEPGRLTLLLELVALTDDEFAIASDRGCPALATRLRRRGVRVADWGRDA, encoded by the coding sequence ATGACGGGCGACGACGTTGTCACCTGGCTGGCCTCGGTTTTCCCGGGTGCGCACCTTTCAGTAGACAGCAGCCGGCCCACGGTGGTGTCCGCGCTGGACGGAATGCCCGTGGTTGTGACGGCTGGGTTCTCGTCCGTGGACACGGGCCTAGTCGTTGAGGACGACCGCGCCACCGAGGTGCGCTGTGAGATCGTCTGCCGCGCGAACGTGCCGGTGCAGGTTCTGGGAGCGGCCGTGGTTGAAGCCGCCCACATGGTCGAGACCCTGCGAGTGCCGGCCCAGCCGGGAGTGCTGCTGGACGGCTTGCTGGAACGTGTCGCGCTGCCGGATGGCGCTACCGTGCGCCACGGTCTCCTGCGCGAGCCGGAGCTTTTCGAGCGTGGCACCCCGCTGTACACCGAGCCCGGCCGGTTGACGCTGCTGCTCGAACTGGTCGCGCTCACCGACGACGAGTTCGCGATTGCCTCCGACCGCGGTTGCCCGGCGCTGGCCACGCGCCTGCGGCGCCGAGGCGTGCGGGTCGCGGACTGGGGGAGGGACGCATAA
- a CDS encoding DNA polymerase III subunit gamma and tau — MALYRKYRPATFGEVIGQDQVTRPLSTALDNGRINHAYLFSGPRGCGKTSSARILARSLNCVEGPTSTPCGVCDSCVSLAPGGAGNLDVMELDAASNGSVDDMRELRERALFAPAESRYRVFIIDEAHMISREGNNALLKIVEEPPEHLIFVFATTEPEKMLGTIRSRTHNYPFRLLTPQAMRQLLENVVREEGVAVEDAVYPLVIQAGGGSPRDTLSILDQLLAGSGPDGLTYDLAIPLLGVTELSLIDATVDALATRDASAMFATIDDVIEAGHEPRRFASDLLDRLRDLMIIRTVPDAFGQGLVNAPTEREAVLRGQAERFSGNELASLASEVNERMVSLRGATSPRLLLEVMMAHLITTPEVSAPSQLPGPDLPTQPAQPAPVTKQASGAAAAAAAAAAAGAKRAPRTTSTPGPQKPPPPQKTEKPDKPEPAVAAVADEGDLFDKVRADFTRMRQAVGARNKVAEIMLTEAKPLGMEDDTLVVGHNTGALAERINAESNNTDIAAVFSEHLGTPIKVRCVVGTDPSKAGFTPSDAPAAQVWNPNAKKAPREPEPEEPAPAGVDKQDWRAAAEVAMRAQRERSEVPLPPEPDDEEPPYEEPAPRPAYSREDEERDMAEQARKEEGTRDRRDATAVAMDLLATELGARPL; from the coding sequence GTGGCTTTGTACAGGAAGTATCGCCCCGCGACGTTCGGTGAGGTCATCGGCCAGGATCAGGTGACCCGCCCGCTGTCGACCGCCCTGGATAACGGCCGAATCAACCATGCCTACCTCTTCTCCGGGCCGCGCGGCTGCGGCAAGACGTCCTCGGCGCGCATTCTGGCACGCTCGTTGAACTGCGTGGAGGGGCCGACGTCGACACCCTGTGGGGTGTGCGACTCCTGCGTCTCGTTGGCGCCGGGCGGGGCCGGCAACCTCGACGTGATGGAGCTGGACGCGGCCTCCAACGGCAGCGTCGACGACATGCGTGAGTTGCGCGAGCGTGCCCTGTTCGCGCCGGCGGAGTCGCGCTACCGCGTCTTTATCATCGACGAGGCCCACATGATCTCCCGCGAGGGCAACAACGCCCTGCTCAAGATCGTGGAGGAGCCGCCGGAGCACCTCATCTTCGTTTTCGCCACCACCGAGCCGGAGAAGATGCTGGGCACGATCCGCTCGCGCACCCACAACTACCCGTTCCGCCTGCTCACTCCGCAGGCAATGCGCCAGCTGCTGGAAAACGTGGTGCGCGAGGAAGGTGTGGCGGTCGAGGATGCCGTGTATCCGCTGGTCATTCAGGCCGGCGGCGGTTCGCCCCGCGACACGCTCTCCATCCTGGATCAGCTCCTCGCCGGTTCCGGCCCGGACGGGCTGACGTACGACCTGGCTATCCCGCTGCTCGGGGTGACTGAGCTTTCGCTTATCGACGCCACAGTCGACGCCCTGGCCACCCGCGACGCAAGCGCAATGTTCGCGACAATCGACGACGTCATTGAGGCCGGCCACGAGCCGCGCCGCTTCGCTTCCGACTTGCTCGATCGCCTGCGCGACCTGATGATCATCCGCACCGTGCCCGACGCCTTTGGCCAGGGCCTAGTCAACGCGCCGACGGAGCGGGAGGCGGTGCTGCGCGGGCAGGCGGAGCGCTTCTCCGGAAACGAGCTGGCCAGCCTGGCCTCGGAGGTTAACGAGCGAATGGTGTCTCTGCGCGGCGCCACAAGCCCGCGCCTGTTGCTCGAGGTGATGATGGCGCACCTCATCACCACGCCCGAGGTATCCGCGCCCTCGCAGCTGCCGGGTCCGGACCTGCCGACCCAGCCCGCGCAGCCGGCGCCGGTGACCAAGCAAGCTTCGGGAGCGGCCGCGGCTGCGGCAGCGGCAGCCGCCGCCGGCGCGAAGCGCGCCCCGCGCACCACGTCTACCCCGGGGCCGCAGAAGCCGCCCCCGCCGCAGAAAACGGAGAAGCCGGACAAACCCGAGCCCGCTGTTGCTGCCGTTGCTGACGAGGGCGACCTCTTTGACAAGGTCCGCGCCGATTTCACGCGCATGCGCCAGGCCGTGGGCGCGCGCAACAAGGTCGCCGAGATCATGCTCACCGAGGCCAAACCCCTCGGCATGGAGGACGACACCCTCGTTGTCGGCCACAACACCGGCGCGCTCGCCGAGCGTATCAACGCAGAGTCCAACAACACCGACATTGCCGCTGTGTTCTCCGAGCACCTGGGCACGCCGATTAAGGTGCGCTGCGTCGTGGGCACCGACCCCAGCAAGGCGGGGTTTACACCGTCGGACGCCCCAGCCGCGCAGGTGTGGAACCCGAACGCGAAAAAGGCCCCGCGCGAGCCGGAGCCTGAGGAGCCTGCGCCGGCGGGCGTCGATAAGCAAGATTGGCGCGCCGCGGCCGAGGTAGCGATGCGGGCCCAGCGCGAGCGCTCCGAGGTTCCGCTGCCGCCGGAGCCGGACGACGAGGAACCGCCCTACGAGGAACCCGCGCCGCGGCCTGCCTACAGCCGTGAGGATGAGGAGCGCGACATGGCGGAGCAGGCGCGCAAGGAGGAGGGGACGCGGGATCGTCGCGACGCAACGGCGGTAGCGATGGATCTTCTCGCCACCGAGCTCGGAGCGCGCCCGCTGTAG
- a CDS encoding fasciclin domain-containing protein, protein MKRILAVSGVISLALLTAACAEGDTTTEATSSSMASSEANTSMANTSMEETTAEATSAEAAANGDIVDTAVGAGSFNTLVSAVQAAGLEDTLRGEGPFTVFAPTDEAFDALPEGTLDELLADPEGDLAVILKYHVVSGEVPAADIAKMDGQTIETVQGGTLTVEVDGDKVALVDAAGNRVNVVTTDVEADNGVIHVIDGVLSPM, encoded by the coding sequence ATGAAGCGCATTCTCGCAGTATCCGGGGTTATCAGCCTCGCCCTCCTCACCGCGGCGTGTGCCGAGGGTGACACCACTACCGAGGCAACCTCGTCGTCCATGGCATCGTCTGAAGCCAACACCTCAATGGCCAACACGTCAATGGAAGAGACGACCGCGGAGGCCACGTCCGCTGAGGCCGCTGCAAACGGCGACATCGTTGACACCGCAGTAGGTGCAGGATCGTTCAACACCTTAGTGTCCGCCGTCCAAGCGGCGGGCCTGGAAGATACCTTGAGGGGCGAGGGTCCGTTCACGGTTTTCGCGCCGACCGATGAAGCGTTCGACGCATTGCCGGAGGGCACCCTCGATGAGCTTCTTGCCGATCCGGAGGGTGACCTCGCGGTAATCTTGAAGTACCACGTCGTCTCCGGCGAGGTTCCCGCAGCCGACATTGCGAAGATGGACGGACAGACCATCGAAACAGTTCAGGGTGGCACTCTCACCGTGGAAGTTGACGGTGACAAGGTTGCACTGGTCGACGCCGCTGGAAACCGCGTCAACGTCGTCACCACGGACGTCGAGGCGGATAACGGTGTCATCCACGTCATCGACGGTGTCCTAAGCCCGATGTAG
- the idi gene encoding isopentenyl-diphosphate Delta-isomerase, producing MVNDVEMVVLADRNGRPAGSAPKASIHTSNTPLHFAFSCFLLDERGKLLVTRRALSKKTWPGVWTNSFCGHPAPGETTFEAVERRNCQELGCEPGSLHGISAILPDFSYRAVDSSGIVENEICPVFVAHLKLGAVLDPHPHEVVSHVWIDPEALIAAVNATPFAFSPWLVEELADTRLQEAILQKRA from the coding sequence ATGGTTAACGACGTTGAGATGGTAGTTCTAGCAGACAGAAATGGAAGACCTGCTGGCTCAGCGCCGAAAGCGTCGATTCACACGTCCAACACGCCGCTTCATTTCGCTTTCTCCTGTTTTCTTCTCGACGAGCGCGGGAAACTGCTCGTGACTCGCCGCGCCCTGAGCAAGAAGACGTGGCCGGGCGTGTGGACCAACAGCTTTTGTGGCCATCCTGCGCCGGGAGAAACCACTTTTGAGGCGGTCGAACGCCGAAACTGCCAAGAGCTGGGATGCGAGCCAGGGTCACTTCACGGGATATCGGCCATCCTCCCGGATTTTAGCTACCGGGCCGTTGATTCAAGCGGAATCGTTGAGAATGAAATCTGCCCCGTCTTCGTGGCCCACTTGAAATTAGGCGCGGTGCTGGACCCTCACCCACACGAAGTTGTCTCTCATGTGTGGATTGATCCGGAAGCCCTGATCGCGGCGGTGAACGCCACGCCGTTCGCGTTCAGCCCCTGGCTCGTGGAAGAACTTGCGGATACACGTCTGCAGGAAGCTATCCTCCAGAAACGCGCGTGA
- a CDS encoding YbaB/EbfC family nucleoid-associated protein, whose amino-acid sequence MTQPNQPSMPNDMQELIRQAAEVQAQLQKAQEELLNTTVEGTSGGGLVSVTMTGGAEIRDLIIKPEAVDPEDVETLQDLILAAYRDAHDKAGQLAQEKIGPLANPGAQQPAPGEIPFGGVI is encoded by the coding sequence GTGACCCAACCAAACCAGCCGAGCATGCCGAACGACATGCAGGAACTCATCCGCCAGGCCGCCGAAGTCCAGGCGCAGCTGCAGAAGGCTCAGGAAGAGCTGCTCAACACCACCGTGGAGGGAACCTCCGGCGGCGGTCTCGTCTCCGTCACCATGACCGGTGGTGCTGAGATCCGCGACCTGATCATCAAGCCGGAGGCCGTGGACCCGGAGGACGTCGAAACGCTGCAGGACCTCATCCTCGCCGCCTACCGCGACGCCCACGACAAGGCGGGCCAGCTCGCGCAGGAGAAGATCGGGCCCCTGGCCAACCCGGGTGCGCAGCAGCCGGCCCCCGGCGAGATCCCCTTCGGCGGCGTCATCTAA
- the recR gene encoding recombination mediator RecR, giving the protein MFEGPLQDLIDELSRLPGVGPKSAQRIAFYVMRADPDDVERLSAALLAVRDGVQFCRICNNVSRDAVCRICGDSGRDASLVCVVEDAKDIQVIERTGEYRGRYHVLGGALDPLANVGPKNLAISSLLQRIGGVLDDADGRDAPRITEVILATDPNTEGEATASYLARLLKDFPDLTVSRLASGMPLGGDLEFVDELTLSRALSGRLTL; this is encoded by the coding sequence GTGTTTGAAGGACCGCTGCAAGATCTTATCGACGAGCTCTCGCGCCTGCCCGGTGTAGGCCCGAAGAGTGCGCAGCGCATCGCGTTTTATGTGATGAGGGCGGATCCGGATGACGTCGAGAGGCTAAGTGCGGCCCTCCTCGCGGTGCGGGACGGGGTGCAGTTCTGCCGGATTTGCAACAACGTCTCGCGCGACGCGGTGTGCCGCATCTGTGGGGACTCGGGACGCGACGCCTCGCTCGTGTGCGTCGTGGAGGACGCCAAGGACATTCAGGTCATCGAGCGCACGGGGGAGTACCGGGGGCGCTACCACGTGCTCGGCGGCGCGCTCGATCCGCTCGCCAACGTGGGCCCGAAGAATTTGGCCATTTCCTCACTGCTGCAGCGCATTGGCGGGGTGCTTGACGACGCCGACGGTCGGGACGCCCCCCGCATCACCGAGGTCATCCTCGCCACGGACCCGAACACCGAGGGGGAGGCGACGGCGTCCTATCTGGCTCGGCTGTTGAAGGACTTCCCGGACCTGACGGTATCAAGGTTGGCATCGGGGATGCCGCTTGGCGGGGACCTCGAGTTCGTGGATGAACTGACGTTGTCCCGCGCGCTGAGCGGGCGGCTGACGCTCTAG
- a CDS encoding type 1 glutamine amidotransferase, with protein sequence MPKGIRIGLILPDVLGTYGDDGNALVLRQRARMRGVAAEIERITLNDDVPADCDVYTLGGGEDSAQVIAAARLAASPGLQAAVADGRPVFAVCAGMQVLGHTFTAHGETVEGIGLIDATTTPMSARAIGEVASTPSHAGVTAELTEPLTGFENHMGGTLLGPDASPLAKITRGVGNVAGSAVEGVVQGSVVATYMHGPALARNPQLADLLLARALGMRLSELEPLELPVIDRLRMERLAG encoded by the coding sequence GTGCCTAAGGGCATCCGCATTGGCCTGATCCTGCCCGACGTGCTGGGCACCTACGGCGACGACGGCAACGCGCTCGTCCTGCGCCAGCGCGCCCGGATGCGCGGTGTCGCTGCGGAGATCGAGCGGATCACCCTCAACGACGACGTCCCCGCCGACTGCGACGTCTACACCCTCGGTGGCGGGGAGGATTCCGCTCAGGTCATCGCCGCAGCCCGTCTCGCCGCTTCCCCTGGCCTCCAGGCCGCCGTCGCCGATGGCCGACCCGTCTTCGCCGTGTGCGCCGGCATGCAGGTACTCGGCCACACCTTCACCGCCCACGGTGAGACCGTCGAGGGCATCGGGCTTATCGACGCCACCACCACCCCCATGTCCGCCCGCGCCATCGGCGAAGTGGCCTCCACGCCTTCCCATGCGGGAGTGACCGCGGAGCTGACCGAACCCTTGACCGGGTTTGAAAACCACATGGGCGGAACTCTGCTCGGCCCAGACGCCTCCCCGCTGGCCAAGATCACCCGCGGCGTGGGTAACGTCGCTGGTAGCGCTGTCGAAGGAGTTGTGCAGGGCAGCGTCGTGGCGACGTACATGCACGGCCCCGCGCTGGCCCGCAACCCCCAGCTCGCGGACCTTCTCCTCGCGCGGGCCCTGGGCATGAGGCTCAGCGAGCTGGAGCCGCTGGAACTGCCGGTCATCGACAGGCTGCGGATGGAGCGGCTCGCCGGCTAG
- a CDS encoding Mur ligase family protein encodes MTRGPLSRLRSRAAVAAARLATTTSRATGRGAGGMIGGLVAGAIDPGIMASLANGRPAVLVTGTNGKSTTTRMLAGALRTSTSVATNSGGDNMDAGIISALMEGKDASHIVLETDELHVPKVAERLDPKALVLLNLSRDQLDRVGEINKIERALRAAVTAHPDMVVVANCDDVLVTSVAFDHPNVVWVSAGAGWVGDSVTNPRSGGHVVRDGEDWYGTQPLDDGREFRRPTPSYSVDGDTLRTPTGDVPLTLKLPGRANRGNAAQAIAAAVEAFGIPLADAVRAAEDVDNVAGRYSTVHLGEREVHLLLAKNPAGWQEALSMVDREADGLVIAVNGQVADGEDLSWLWDVTFEDFEGLAVKASGERGTDLAVRLLYASIEHDLVHDPVAAIRGCPPGRIEVLANYTAFRDLKKALTKEADYRA; translated from the coding sequence ATGACAAGAGGTCCACTTTCCCGGTTGCGTTCGCGCGCTGCGGTAGCGGCGGCGCGGCTCGCCACGACCACCTCAAGGGCCACCGGGCGCGGCGCGGGCGGGATGATTGGCGGGCTCGTGGCGGGTGCTATCGACCCGGGCATCATGGCCTCGCTGGCCAACGGCCGGCCTGCGGTGCTGGTGACGGGCACGAACGGGAAGTCGACGACGACGCGGATGCTGGCGGGGGCGCTGCGGACGTCGACAAGCGTGGCGACGAATAGCGGCGGTGACAACATGGACGCGGGGATCATTTCCGCGCTCATGGAGGGCAAAGACGCCTCCCACATCGTGCTGGAGACCGATGAGCTGCATGTGCCGAAGGTGGCCGAGCGCCTCGATCCGAAGGCGCTGGTCCTGCTCAACCTGTCGCGAGACCAGCTGGACCGCGTGGGGGAAATCAACAAGATTGAACGCGCCCTGCGCGCCGCGGTGACGGCGCACCCGGACATGGTGGTCGTGGCTAACTGCGACGACGTGCTAGTCACCTCGGTCGCCTTCGACCACCCGAACGTCGTGTGGGTCTCCGCCGGCGCCGGCTGGGTGGGAGACTCGGTGACCAACCCGCGCTCCGGAGGCCACGTCGTGCGCGACGGGGAGGATTGGTACGGCACGCAGCCACTTGACGACGGCCGAGAATTCCGCCGCCCCACACCCTCTTACTCCGTGGACGGTGACACCCTGCGCACGCCCACGGGCGACGTCCCGCTCACGCTGAAACTGCCGGGTCGCGCGAACCGGGGCAACGCCGCCCAGGCGATCGCTGCGGCCGTCGAGGCCTTTGGCATTCCGCTCGCGGACGCGGTGCGGGCTGCGGAGGACGTGGACAACGTCGCCGGCCGCTACTCCACCGTCCACCTCGGCGAGCGCGAGGTGCACCTGCTGCTGGCTAAGAACCCGGCGGGCTGGCAGGAGGCGCTGTCCATGGTCGACCGCGAGGCGGACGGCCTCGTCATCGCCGTCAACGGCCAGGTTGCCGACGGCGAGGACCTCTCCTGGCTATGGGACGTCACCTTCGAGGATTTTGAGGGCCTGGCCGTGAAGGCGTCCGGCGAGCGGGGCACCGACCTCGCGGTGCGCCTGTTGTACGCCTCGATCGAACATGACCTTGTCCACGATCCCGTGGCCGCGATCCGCGGCTGTCCCCCCGGGCGCATCGAGGTCCTGGCCAACTACACCGCTTTCCGAGACCTCAAGAAGGCCCTGACCAAGGAGGCTGACTACCGTGCCTAA
- a CDS encoding hypothetical protein (3'-5' exonuclease of DNA polymerase III) yields the protein MSDPTAAEAATFPFVAVTVQATGIHPASDRLLTLDAVAFDEEGRVGDDTHLVFNPGRDPGPRHMHGHEQGEFSQAPRFARHLRALDKLLDGRVLVLHDAPTAWGFIVAEARRAMTAAARANRNRNRRRRQRVGHVPRPEAIVDTLASARRQGDIPLDTRPAAVARLIGVDAEDPTASVERARLPEEDTSREQTQLIKELFFALRERGALAQVQPENLAADRFGLQRSVVRVDAENDAPAADNPGPYTASGGLKKGMEIAVADDVATDPDDIISAALDHGLSYVEKLSRQTSLVVSDAKAVGVELLGKAMHADRKRIPVLSVAEFERAVARLDVADS from the coding sequence ATGAGTGATCCGACCGCCGCCGAGGCCGCCACATTCCCCTTCGTGGCGGTGACCGTGCAGGCAACGGGAATTCACCCGGCATCGGACCGACTGCTCACCCTCGACGCCGTGGCGTTCGACGAGGAGGGCCGGGTCGGGGACGACACCCATCTTGTCTTCAACCCCGGCCGTGACCCGGGCCCACGCCACATGCACGGGCACGAACAGGGCGAGTTCTCGCAGGCCCCGCGGTTCGCGCGCCATCTGCGAGCGCTGGACAAGCTTCTCGACGGCCGCGTCCTCGTGCTCCACGACGCCCCCACTGCCTGGGGTTTCATCGTCGCGGAGGCGCGTCGCGCGATGACCGCGGCGGCGCGCGCAAACCGCAACCGCAATCGGAGGCGCCGCCAGCGCGTGGGTCACGTGCCCCGCCCAGAGGCGATCGTGGACACGCTCGCGAGTGCGCGTCGTCAAGGCGACATCCCGCTCGACACTCGCCCGGCCGCAGTGGCCCGCCTCATCGGAGTCGACGCCGAGGACCCGACCGCCTCGGTCGAGCGCGCGCGGCTGCCTGAGGAAGACACCTCGCGCGAGCAGACGCAGCTGATCAAGGAGCTCTTCTTCGCGCTGCGGGAGCGCGGGGCGCTGGCGCAGGTGCAGCCGGAAAACCTCGCCGCTGATCGCTTTGGCCTGCAGCGCTCGGTAGTGCGCGTCGACGCCGAAAACGACGCCCCGGCCGCGGACAACCCCGGCCCGTACACCGCCTCTGGCGGTCTGAAGAAGGGTATGGAGATCGCCGTCGCGGACGATGTGGCAACAGACCCGGACGACATCATCTCCGCGGCCCTTGACCACGGGCTGAGTTATGTCGAAAAACTCTCGCGCCAGACCTCCCTGGTGGTCTCGGACGCCAAGGCCGTGGGCGTTGAGCTGCTCGGCAAAGCCATGCACGCGGACCGCAAGCGGATCCCCGTGCTTTCCGTCGCGGAGTTTGAGCGCGCCGTGGCTCGGCTGGATGTGGCTGATAGTTAA